The nucleotide window CGTCGTTCGTCGTCCTCCCGGCCGCCTGAGGCGGCGACCGCCCCGGTGAGGGCGAGCGCTGCGCCCCTGTCCACAGGTCCCCGCGCAGACGACCGCGGAGGCCGCCGGTTCCCTACGGTCGCCGACGTGACCGGAGACGAGGAGCCCCTGCCGTGGTCGGCGGTGCTGGCGCTGGTGGTGGGTGGGGCCAGTGCGGTGCCGCTGCTGTTCGTCACCGCGGTGGCCTGGGCATACGCCGGTGAGCTCGCCGGCGGCCCGGTGCTCGCGGTGGTGCTCCTCGCGCTGACCGTGGCCCAGGTCGCCGGCGTGGTCCTGCTGCGCGACCGGCGGAGCTGGCAGGTGCTGGTGGGCGCGTCGCTGGGCGTCGTGGTGGCGGTGCCCGTGGCCGTCGTCGCGACCTCCGCCGGCAGCAGCGAGCCGGTGGCCGAGACCGTCGGCAGCCTGGCGTTCCTCCTGGCCGGGCCCGTCCTCACCGTGTCGCTCGCCTCCCAGCCCGGTGCGCGTCGGTGGGGGAGCCCTCCCAGGCGGCTGCCAGCAGTTCGCCAGCCGGCCCCTGGCCAGGACCCCTAACCTGCCCGGCATGCCGTCCACCTCCAGTCGCCGCCCGGGCGCGGCGGCGACCCAGCAGCGTCCCCGTCGTCCCCTCGGCCGCGGCTTCGCCGTCGCGCCCCCCGAGCCGGTCCGGCCCCTGCAGGCGCCGTTCGCCGCCGTCTTCGGCGGGCTCGTCGCCCTCGAGGACGCCTACCTGGGCTGGCTGCTCTGGGACGCCGACCGCAGCTGGAGCTGGTACCTGCTCGTCCCGCTGCTGCTCCTCGTCGCGGCGCTGGCCGGCGCGGTGCTCGTGCTGCGCGGGCGGTCGCTCGGCCGGGTCAGCGGTTCGGCGGTGCTGGCCTGGAGCTGTGTGCTGCCGTTGCTGGGCCTGCTCGCGCTCGCGGTCTTCTTCGCCGCGTTCGCCGACGGCGAGTCCGCGTCCATGTCGCTGGTCCTCCTCGTCGGCCCGCTCGGCGGACTGGTCCTGGCGCTGCGCGCTCCGGTGCGGGAGTGGACCCGCCGCGGCCGGGCGCGGGGCCAGGGGGCCGCGCGCGGTCTAGCGTCGGGCCGTGGGCCGACCAGGAGTGCGCGCGGACGCTGACGTCGTCGTGGTGGGAGCCGGCCTCGCCGGGCTGGTGGCCACCGCCGAGCTCGCCGACGCGGGCAGGCGGGTCCTGCTGCTGGACCAGGAACCGGCCGCCTCGCTGGGTGGCCAGGCGTTCTGGTCCTTCGGCGGGCTCTTCCTCATCGACTCACCCGAGCAGCGCCGGCTGCGGGTGCACGACTCCCTCGAGCTCGCCCGCCAGGACTGGGCGGGCACCGCCGGCTTCGACCGCCCCGAGGACCACTGGCCGGGGAAGTGGGCCGAGGCCTACCTGCAGTTCGCCGCGGGGGAGAAGCGCGCCTGGCTGCACGACCAGGGCGTCCGCTTCTTCCCGGTCGTCGGCTGGGCCGAGCGCGGCGGCTACACCGCCACCGGGCACGGCAACTCCGTGCCCCGCTTCCACGTCACCTGGGGCACCGGCCCCGGCCTGCTCGCCCCCTTCCTCGCCCGGGTCCGGGCGGCGGTCGACGCCGGTCTGGTCGAGGTCCGGCACCGGCACCGGGTCGACGGACTGGTCGTCACCGACGGTGCGGTCACCGGCGTCCGGGGCGCGGTCCTCGAGCCCAGCGACGCCGAGCGGGGGGCGGCCAGCTCCCGCACGGAGGTCGGCGACTTCGAGCTCTCCGCGCAGGCCGTCGTCGTCACCGCCGGCGGCATCGGCGGCAACCACGACCTGGTGCGGCAGAACTGGCCCGCCCGGCTCGGCCCCGTACCGCAGCGGCTGCTGTCCGGCGTCCCGGCGCACGTCGACGGCCGGATGCTGCAGATCACCGCCGATGCCGGCGGGCGGGTCATCAACCCCGACCGGATGTGGCACTACACCGAGGGCATCGTGAACCACTCGCCGGTCTGGGCCCGGCACGGCATCCGGATCCTGCCCGGCCCGTCCTCGCTGTGGCTGGACGCGACCGGCACCCGGCTGCCCGCCCCGCTGTTCCCCGGGTTCGACACCCTCGGCACGCTGGCCCACATCGGCACGACCGGCCACGAGCACACCTGGTTCGTGCTGACGCAGAAGATCATCGAGAAGGAGTTCACGCTGTCGGGCTCCGAGCAGAACCCCGACCTGACGAACAAGGACCTCGGGCTGCTGCTCACCCGCGTGCGCTCCGGCGCCGCGGCACCGGTGCAGCGGTTCATGGACGACGGCGAGGACTTCGTGGTCGCCGACACCCTGCCCGAGCTCGTCGCCGGCATGAACCGCGTCACCGGCGACACACCGCACCTGGAGCTGGCCGCCGTCGAGCGCGAGGTCGTCGCCCGCGACCGCGAGATCGCGCACACGTTCAGCAAGGACCAGCAGGTCACCGCGCTGCGTCAGGCCCGCACCTTCCTCGGCGACAAGCTGATCCGGGTCGCCCGCCCGCACCGGCTGCTGGACCCCGACGCCGGCCCGCTGATCGCCGTCCGGCTCAACCTGCTCACCCGCAAGAGCCTCGGCGGGCTGGAGACCGACCTGTCCGCCCGGGTGCTGCGTCACGGCGGTGCGGCCGTCCCCGGGCTGTACGCGGCGGGGGAGGTCGCCGGGTTCGGCGGCGGCGGCATGCACGGCTACCGCTCGCTGGAGGGCACCTTCCTCGGCGGCTGCCTGTTCTCCGGCCGCGTGGCCGGCCGGGCCGTGGCGGCCGCGCTGTGAGCACCCAGGACTGGGACGCCGTCCCGTACGCCGGGCCGCCGGCCAACGGCCCGCAGCAGCCCCCGCCGTCCTGGCCGCCGGCGCAGCCGTACGGGCAGCCCGCGCCGTACGGGCAGCCCCAGCCGTACGGGCAGCCCCAACCGTGGGGTCAGCAGCAGTGGCCGCCGCCGCAGCCGTGGGCGCCCGCGCCGGCCTGGGGCCAGCCGCCCTGGGGGCAGCCCGCGTGGGGTCTGCCGCAGCCGTGGGGTCCGCCGCCCCGGCCGCAGCGCTCCGGACTGGACGTCGCCGGCGCGGTGCTGGCGTTCGTCTCGACGCTGCTGGTGCTGATCGGGACCGTGTACGCGATGGCGTTCAGCGCCCTGCTCAGCCTGGCCCGAGGCCCCTCGTCGGGGGTCGGCGGGTGGACGGCGTTCCTCCAGCTCGCGCTGGCCGGGCTGCTGGTGGCCGGCGGGGTGCGGGTGCTGTCGGGCAGCCGGTGGTGGCTGCTGGGGGCAGCGGCCCTGCAGCTGGCGCTGAGCCTCTACTGGGTCGCCGTCCTCGACGACATCGCGCCGTCCACGATCAGCGACGGGGTGTTCGTGCTGCCGGCGCTGTTCGGCGGGCTGGCCCTGCTGGCCGGTGGGCTGCCGTTCCTGCCCGAGGTGCGGCGGTGGCTGCAGCGGCGCACCCACCGGGCGCCGGAGGGACCGCAGCCGCAGCCCGAGCCCGCCCGGCCGCCCTGGGCCTGAGCCGCACCGGCGCGGGGTGGGACGATCAGGGGCATGTCCGCCCCCGTCTCCCCGCTCGACCCCGCCGTCGCCGAGCTGCTGCGCCGCGACCCGGCCGGCCTGGTCGCCGCCGTCGTCCAGCAGCACGACACCGGTGAGGTGCTCATGGTCGCCTGGATGGACGACGAGGCGCTGCACCGCACGCTGACCAGCGGCCGGGCCACCTACTGGTCGCGCAGCCGCGAGGAGTACTGGGTCAAGGGCGAGACGTCGGGGCACCGGCAGTGGGTGCGCGACGTCCGGCTGGACTGCGACGGCGACGCCCTGCTGCTGCTCGTCGACCAGGAGGGGCCGGCCTGCCACACCGGCGAGCGCAGCTGCTTCCACCGTCCGCTGGAGGCCACCCGTGCGACTCGGTGAGACGACCCCCTCGGCGGCGGGGTTCGCCGCGCTCGACGCCCCCGTCGTGCCGGTCACCCGCCGGCTGCTCGCCGACAGCGAGACCGCCGTCGGCATCTACCGCAAGCTCGCCGGCAACCGTCCCGGCACCGTGCTGCTGGAGTCCGCCGAGCAGGGCAAGCAGTGGTCGCGCTACAGCTTCGTCGGCGTGCGCAGCGCCGGGGTGCTGACCGAGATCGACGGCACGACGGCGTGGCTGGGCGACCCGCTGCCCGGGCTCACCGACGACCTGCCCGCCGACCCGCTGGACGCGGTGCGCACCCTGGCCCGCCGGCTGCGCTCACCCCGCAGCGCGCTCGCCGACCCGCAGGGCCTGCCGCCGCTGACCGGTGGGCTGGTCGGGTACCTCGGCTACGACGTCGTCCGGCGGCTGGAGCGGCTGCCGCAGACCGCCACCGACGACCTGGGCATGCCCGAGCTGGCGCTGATGCTGGTCACCGACCTGGCCGTGCTCGACCACACCGACGGCACCGTGCTGCTCATCGCCAACGCACTGGACTCCAGCCCGGCGGCGTACGACGACGCGGTCACCCGCCTCGACGCGATGGCCGCTGACCTGACCAAGGCCGTGCCCCCGGGCGTGGCCACCCTGGAGACCCGCGACGCGCCGCCGGTGAGCAGCAACATGGCGCCGGGCGTCTACGAGGACGGCGTCGAGCGGGTGCGCGAGCACGTACGCGCGGGCGACGTGTTCCAGACCGTGCTCAGCCAGCGCTTCGAGCTGGCCACCGACGTCGAGGCGCTGGACCTCTACCGGGTGCTGCGGGCGTCCAACCCCTCGCCGTACATGTACCTGCTGCGCTTCGCCGGGCGGCAGACGCCCTTCGACGTCGTCGGGTCCTCGCCCGAGGCGCTGGTCACCGTCACCGGCGACCGGGCCGTGGTGCACCCGCCGGCCGGCACCCGCCCGCGCGGGGCCACCCCCGAGGACGACGTCCGGCTCACCGAGGAGCTGCTGGCCGACCCCAAGGAGCGGGCCGAGCACGTGATGCTGGTCGACCTGGCCCGCAACGACCTGGGCCGGGTCTGCGTGCCGGGCACCGTGGAGGTCGCCGACTTCATGCGCATCGAGCGGTACAGCCACGTCATGCACATGGTCTCCACGGTGTCCGGGCAGGTCAGCCCGGGCCGCGACGCGCTCGACGTGTTCGACGCGACGTTCCCGGCGGGCACCGTCTCCGGCGCCCCGAAGCCCCGGGCGATGGAGGTCATCGAGGCGATCGAGCCCACCCGGCGCGCGCTGTACGCCGGCACCGTCGGCTACCTCGACGCCGGGGGCGACATGGACATGGCCATCGCCATCCGCACCGCCGTCCTGCACGGCGGGCGCGCCTACGTGCAGGCCGGTGCGGGGGTCGTCGCCGACAGCGACCCGGCCAGCGAGGAGGCCGAGACCCGGCACAAGGCCCGGGCGGTGCTCTCGGCCATCGCCACCGCCGAGGGGCTGCGGGAGCTGCCGTGAGCGTCGCCTCCGCCCGGCGGGAGCTCACCGTCGCCGTCCTGGTGTGCGCGGCGGCCGGGGGGCTGGCACTGACGTCGTCGTCCTCGCCGTGGGCGCACGTCACGATCACCCGGCAGGCGCCGCTGCCCCCCACCGTGGAGGTCCTCACCGGCGGCCAGGCCGCGCCGCTGGTGAGCGCGTGCGGGCTGCTGCTGCTGGCCGCGGCGCTGGCGGTCATCGCGGTGCGCGGCGCCGGGCGGGTGGTCGTCGGCCTGCTGGTGGCCGTGGCCGGCGGGGTGCTCGCCTGGTCGGGGCTGCGCGGGCTGACCGGCCGGCTGGGCGTCGACCTCGCCGACGTCACCGGCACGGTGGCCCTCGGCGGTGCGCGGGTGGACACCGACGCCGCGGTGACCTGGCCGCTGCTGGCCCTGCTCGCCGGCCTGCTCGGGGTGCTCGCCGGTGCGCTGGTCGTGGTCCGCGGTCGCCGTTGGCCCGGGATGAGCCGCCGCTACGAGCGGACCCCGGTCGTCGCCGGTGCCGCCCCGGCGCCCGCGCCCGCCCGCCGGGCCCGGCCGGAGACGCCCGAGGACCGGCACCAGGCCGCCTGGAAGGCCCTCGACCGCGGGGACGACCCGACAGTGTAAGGACCCCGGTGCCCTCCACGACTCGCGAGCTCGTCGTGGGCCCCTGCACCGGGGCCGGCCCCGGCCCCCCGGCGGAACGGGACCGGGACGTCTCTAGAGTGGCCGCAGTCGACCAGGCCGGTCCAGCGGCACGGTCTCTCGGGTTCGGAGGAGGGGTCATGAGCGTCCTCGACGACATCGTCGCCGGCGTCCGGGAGGACGTCGCAGCACGCCAGGCCGCGACCCCGCTGGCCGAGGTGCAGGCGGTCGCCCGCGACACCCGCCCGGCGCTGGACGCCCTCGCCGCGCTCCGCGCCCCCGGTGTCGGCGTGATCGCCGAGGTCAAGCGGAAGAGCCCCAGCAAGGGCGCGCTGGCCGAGATCACCGATCCGGCCGCGCTCGCCGCCCAGTACGCCGCCGGTGGCGCCCGCGTGATCAGCGTGCTCACCGAGCGCCGCCGCTTCGGCGGCTCGCACGCCGACCTGGCCGCCGTCCGGGCCGCCGTCGACGTCCCGGTGCTCAACAAGGACTTCGTGGTCAGCAGCTACCAGGTGCACGAGGCTCGTGCCCACGGCGCCGACCTGGTGCTGCTCATCGTCGCCGCGCTCGACCAGCCGGTGCTCGTGGGCCTGCTGGAGCGCATCGAGTCCCTGGGCATGACCGCCCTCGTCGAGGTGCACAGCGAGGCCGAGGCCGACCGCGCCCTGGCCGCCGGCGCCTCCGTCATCGGGGTCAACGCCCGCGACCTCACCACCCTGTCGGTCGACCGCAGCACCTTCGAGCGGATCGCCCCGGGGCTGCCCAGCGAGGTCGTCAAGATCGCCGAGTCCGGCGTCCGTGGCCCGCACGACCTGATCAGCTACGCCGGCGCGGGTGCCGACGCCGTGCTGGTGGGGGAGGGCCTGGTCACCGCGGGCGACCCGCGGCAGGCCGTCGCCGACCTGGTCACCGCCGGCTCGCACCCCGCCACCCCGCGCACCTCCCGCTAGCAGAAGGACCCTCCTGCCCCCCACCACTCGCAGGCTCGCGGCGGGGGCCCTGCAGGAGGGCCGGGGACGGGCGGGACCTGCGGGTCGGGGGAGCGCACCGGAGTCCCTACCCTGTAGGGGTGACCGCTCTCCATCCCGCCGCCCCTGACGTCCGCGACCTCACCGCGCGTCCGGAGTGGCCGGACGCCACCGGGCACTTCGGCCCCTACGGCGGCCGGTTCGTGCCCGAGGCGCTGATCGCCGCCCTCGACGAGCTCAGCGCGGCCTACGAGGCCATGCGCGTCGACCCGGTGTTCATCGCCGAGTTCGCCCGCCTCCAGCGCGACTACACCGGGCGGCCCAACCCGGTCACCGAGGTGCCCAAGTTCGCCGAGCACTGCGGCGGCGCCCGGGTGCTGCTCAAGCGCGAGGACCTCAACCACACCGGCTCGCACAAGATCAACAACGTGCTGGGCCAGGCGCTGCTGACCAAGCGCATCGGCAAGACCCGGGTCATCGCCGAGACCGGCGCCGGCCAGCACGGCGTCGCCACCGCCACCGCCGCCGCGCTGATGGGGTTGTCCTGCACCGTCTACATGGGCGAGGAGGACACCCGCCGCCAGGCGCTCAACGTCGCCCGGATGCGGCTGCTGGGCGCCGAGGTCATCCCGGTGACCACCGGCTCGCGCACCCTCAAGGACGCCATCAACGAGGCCTTCCGCGACTGGGTCACCAACGTCGAGACCACCAACTACGTCTTCGGCACCGTCGCCGGCCCGCACCCGTTCCCGGCGATGGTCCGGGA belongs to Modestobacter sp. L9-4 and includes:
- a CDS encoding FAD-binding dehydrogenase; its protein translation is MGRPGVRADADVVVVGAGLAGLVATAELADAGRRVLLLDQEPAASLGGQAFWSFGGLFLIDSPEQRRLRVHDSLELARQDWAGTAGFDRPEDHWPGKWAEAYLQFAAGEKRAWLHDQGVRFFPVVGWAERGGYTATGHGNSVPRFHVTWGTGPGLLAPFLARVRAAVDAGLVEVRHRHRVDGLVVTDGAVTGVRGAVLEPSDAERGAASSRTEVGDFELSAQAVVVTAGGIGGNHDLVRQNWPARLGPVPQRLLSGVPAHVDGRMLQITADAGGRVINPDRMWHYTEGIVNHSPVWARHGIRILPGPSSLWLDATGTRLPAPLFPGFDTLGTLAHIGTTGHEHTWFVLTQKIIEKEFTLSGSEQNPDLTNKDLGLLLTRVRSGAAAPVQRFMDDGEDFVVADTLPELVAGMNRVTGDTPHLELAAVEREVVARDREIAHTFSKDQQVTALRQARTFLGDKLIRVARPHRLLDPDAGPLIAVRLNLLTRKSLGGLETDLSARVLRHGGAAVPGLYAAGEVAGFGGGGMHGYRSLEGTFLGGCLFSGRVAGRAVAAAL
- the hisI gene encoding phosphoribosyl-AMP cyclohydrolase encodes the protein MSAPVSPLDPAVAELLRRDPAGLVAAVVQQHDTGEVLMVAWMDDEALHRTLTSGRATYWSRSREEYWVKGETSGHRQWVRDVRLDCDGDALLLLVDQEGPACHTGERSCFHRPLEATRATR
- a CDS encoding anthranilate synthase component I, whose amino-acid sequence is MRLGETTPSAAGFAALDAPVVPVTRRLLADSETAVGIYRKLAGNRPGTVLLESAEQGKQWSRYSFVGVRSAGVLTEIDGTTAWLGDPLPGLTDDLPADPLDAVRTLARRLRSPRSALADPQGLPPLTGGLVGYLGYDVVRRLERLPQTATDDLGMPELALMLVTDLAVLDHTDGTVLLIANALDSSPAAYDDAVTRLDAMAADLTKAVPPGVATLETRDAPPVSSNMAPGVYEDGVERVREHVRAGDVFQTVLSQRFELATDVEALDLYRVLRASNPSPYMYLLRFAGRQTPFDVVGSSPEALVTVTGDRAVVHPPAGTRPRGATPEDDVRLTEELLADPKERAEHVMLVDLARNDLGRVCVPGTVEVADFMRIERYSHVMHMVSTVSGQVSPGRDALDVFDATFPAGTVSGAPKPRAMEVIEAIEPTRRALYAGTVGYLDAGGDMDMAIAIRTAVLHGGRAYVQAGAGVVADSDPASEEAETRHKARAVLSAIATAEGLRELP
- a CDS encoding Trp biosynthesis-associated membrane protein, which codes for MSVASARRELTVAVLVCAAAGGLALTSSSSPWAHVTITRQAPLPPTVEVLTGGQAAPLVSACGLLLLAAALAVIAVRGAGRVVVGLLVAVAGGVLAWSGLRGLTGRLGVDLADVTGTVALGGARVDTDAAVTWPLLALLAGLLGVLAGALVVVRGRRWPGMSRRYERTPVVAGAAPAPAPARRARPETPEDRHQAAWKALDRGDDPTV
- the trpC gene encoding indole-3-glycerol phosphate synthase TrpC — translated: MSVLDDIVAGVREDVAARQAATPLAEVQAVARDTRPALDALAALRAPGVGVIAEVKRKSPSKGALAEITDPAALAAQYAAGGARVISVLTERRRFGGSHADLAAVRAAVDVPVLNKDFVVSSYQVHEARAHGADLVLLIVAALDQPVLVGLLERIESLGMTALVEVHSEAEADRALAAGASVIGVNARDLTTLSVDRSTFERIAPGLPSEVVKIAESGVRGPHDLISYAGAGADAVLVGEGLVTAGDPRQAVADLVTAGSHPATPRTSR